A DNA window from Tenuifilaceae bacterium CYCD contains the following coding sequences:
- the nth_1 gene encoding endonuclease III, giving the protein MISKKDLYARVIEYFSKARPVAETELVYGNAYELLVAVILSAQCTDKRVNIITPPFFERFPDAETLSKASVEEVLSYIKSCSYPNNKAKHLVGMAKTLQAEFGGVVPSDVELLQRLPGVGRKTANVIASVVFNLPAMAVDTHVFRVANRIGLVTNAKTPLAVEQQLVKYFPEELLPKAHHWLILHGRYVCIARKPKCEECGLTDVCKEFKKKLNAKS; this is encoded by the coding sequence ATGATATCCAAGAAAGATCTATACGCCAGGGTAATTGAATATTTTAGCAAGGCACGCCCTGTTGCTGAAACCGAGTTGGTTTACGGTAACGCTTACGAGTTGCTTGTTGCCGTTATTCTTAGCGCCCAGTGCACCGATAAACGGGTTAATATAATTACGCCTCCTTTTTTTGAACGTTTCCCCGATGCTGAAACCCTTTCGAAAGCCAGCGTTGAAGAGGTACTGAGTTATATCAAAAGCTGTTCGTATCCCAATAATAAGGCAAAGCACCTGGTAGGAATGGCAAAGACACTTCAAGCGGAGTTCGGTGGTGTTGTACCTTCGGATGTGGAGTTGTTACAGCGGTTGCCCGGAGTTGGCCGCAAAACAGCCAATGTTATTGCATCGGTAGTTTTTAACCTACCCGCAATGGCGGTTGATACCCATGTTTTTAGGGTTGCCAACAGGATAGGTTTAGTTACCAATGCCAAAACACCGCTGGCCGTGGAGCAGCAGTTGGTTAAGTATTTCCCCGAGGAGTTGCTACCTAAAGCCCATCACTGGCTGATACTGCACGGCAGGTATGTTTGCATTGCCCGTAAGCCAAAATGCGAGGAGTGCGGATTAACCGATGTTTGTAAGGAGTTTAAAAAGAAATTGAATGCAAAGAGTTAA
- a CDS encoding ABC transporter ATP-binding protein, with the protein MATIYLQAENLSKSFGDLTIFRDISLSLFQYQRTAIIAKNGTGKSTLLNILTGKDSPDTGKVTLRNDVKVGYLAQNPDLNEKATILENVFGADDEISTTIRNYEKALAKNDKDLLHHAMEAMDRLNIWEREVKAKQILSKLRIENINQPVAQLSGGQRKRVALAAALISEPDVLILDEPTNHLDLDMVEWLEEFLTRGQQTILMVTHDRYFLDRVCTDIIEIDGQIVYNYKGNYSYFLDKREERINAFTSEVDKATNLLRRETEWMRRMPQARGTKAKYRIDAYYKLKDVASQRLDTSEVEINVSTSRLGKKIMEVKNLNKSFGSKVIMKDFSYTFNRFEKLGIIGENGTGKTTFLNLITGAISADSGEVDAGSTLVVGYYRQEGMNIDNNKKVIDVAREIADVVTLGDGKTLTISQFLNMFLFSPEKQHTYVYKLSGGEKRRLYLLTILMRNPNFLILDEPTNDLDIHTLNILEDYLKSFPGVVIVVSHDRFFMDKVVDGLLVFEGDGEISGFPGSYTEYRTWAMEEEKNKPKEKSPEKPIKQEQPKTQAKKKLTFAQKKELEQLSKDIEQLEKEKTELESQLSSGNLNPQQLQEKSNRYQEITQILEGKEFRWLELSEIEE; encoded by the coding sequence TTGGCAACAATCTATCTTCAGGCAGAGAATCTGAGCAAATCGTTTGGCGATTTAACAATATTCCGCGATATATCACTAAGTCTTTTCCAGTATCAACGCACGGCAATAATAGCAAAGAATGGTACGGGAAAATCTACATTACTTAACATTCTCACCGGAAAAGATTCCCCCGATACAGGGAAAGTTACCCTCCGCAATGATGTAAAAGTTGGATATCTGGCGCAGAACCCCGATCTGAACGAAAAAGCCACCATCCTTGAGAACGTATTTGGTGCCGATGATGAGATTTCTACTACAATTCGCAACTACGAAAAGGCGCTTGCAAAGAACGACAAGGATTTGCTCCACCATGCCATGGAGGCTATGGATAGATTGAATATTTGGGAGCGTGAGGTTAAGGCAAAGCAGATTCTATCGAAGCTTAGAATCGAAAACATAAACCAGCCAGTGGCGCAACTATCGGGTGGTCAACGTAAACGCGTTGCATTAGCGGCTGCGCTAATTAGCGAACCCGATGTGCTTATTCTGGATGAGCCCACAAACCACCTAGATTTGGATATGGTTGAGTGGCTCGAGGAATTTTTAACCCGCGGCCAGCAAACCATACTCATGGTTACGCACGACAGGTACTTTTTAGATAGGGTTTGCACCGATATTATTGAGATTGATGGACAAATCGTTTACAACTATAAAGGCAACTACTCATATTTTTTGGATAAAAGAGAGGAAAGAATCAACGCGTTTACCTCGGAGGTTGACAAGGCTACAAATTTACTCCGTCGCGAGACTGAATGGATGCGCCGCATGCCACAGGCTCGCGGAACAAAAGCCAAGTATAGGATTGATGCCTACTACAAGCTGAAGGATGTTGCATCGCAACGGCTCGACACCTCGGAGGTTGAAATCAATGTAAGCACATCGCGACTAGGGAAAAAAATCATGGAGGTAAAAAACCTCAACAAAAGTTTCGGAAGCAAGGTTATTATGAAAGATTTTTCCTACACATTCAACCGATTCGAGAAGTTAGGCATAATAGGTGAAAATGGTACTGGGAAAACCACATTCCTAAATCTTATCACTGGTGCAATTTCTGCCGATTCGGGCGAAGTAGATGCGGGAAGTACTTTGGTTGTTGGCTACTACCGTCAGGAAGGAATGAATATCGATAACAACAAAAAGGTTATTGATGTTGCACGCGAAATTGCCGATGTTGTAACACTGGGCGATGGCAAAACGCTTACCATATCGCAATTTCTGAATATGTTCCTTTTCTCACCCGAGAAGCAGCACACCTACGTGTACAAACTCAGCGGTGGCGAAAAGCGCAGGCTTTACCTGCTTACCATACTAATGCGCAACCCTAACTTCCTCATCCTCGATGAGCCCACTAACGATTTGGACATTCACACCCTGAACATCCTTGAGGATTACCTAAAAAGTTTTCCCGGTGTGGTTATAGTTGTATCGCACGACCGTTTTTTTATGGATAAAGTGGTTGACGGACTACTGGTTTTTGAGGGAGATGGAGAAATAAGTGGATTCCCCGGATCGTACACGGAATATAGAACTTGGGCCATGGAGGAAGAGAAGAATAAACCCAAGGAAAAAAGTCCCGAAAAACCAATTAAGCAGGAGCAACCCAAAACTCAAGCCAAGAAGAAATTAACATTTGCCCAGAAGAAAGAGCTGGAGCAACTCTCGAAGGACATTGAACAACTGGAAAAGGAAAAAACAGAATTAGAAAGCCAACTTAGCAGTGGAAATTTGAATCCACAACAATTACAGGAAAAATCTAACAGGTATCAGGAGATCACTCAAATACTTGAAGGAAAAGAGTTCCGTTGGCTGGAACTAAGTGAGATTGAGGAATAA